The following coding sequences are from one Devosia neptuniae window:
- the ilvC gene encoding ketol-acid reductoisomerase has translation MRVYYDRDADLNIIKSRKVAIVGYGSQGHAHVLNLRDSGVTDVVVALRPGSPSAKKAEGEGLKVMSVADASKWADVIMMLTPDELQADIYKQHIEPNIRDGAALAFAHGLNVHFNLIEPKSTVDVIMIAPKGPGHTVRGEYQKGGGVPCLIAVHQDASGNAHDIALAYASGVGGGRSGVIETNFREECETDLFGEQAVLCGGLVELIRAGFETLVEAGYAPEMAYFECLHEVKLIVDLIYQGGIANMNYSISNTAEWGEYVTGPRIITSETKAEMKRVLNDIQSGKFTSDWMQEIKAGGSRFKATRRLADEHQIEEVGSKLRDMMPWIKAGALVDKAKN, from the coding sequence ATGCGCGTCTATTACGATCGGGATGCCGATCTGAACATCATCAAATCGCGGAAAGTGGCGATTGTCGGTTACGGTTCGCAGGGCCATGCCCATGTGCTGAACCTGCGCGACTCGGGCGTCACCGACGTCGTCGTCGCGCTGCGTCCGGGCTCCCCGTCGGCCAAGAAGGCCGAGGGCGAAGGCCTCAAGGTGATGTCCGTCGCCGACGCGTCCAAGTGGGCCGACGTCATCATGATGCTGACCCCCGATGAGCTGCAGGCCGATATCTACAAGCAGCATATCGAGCCCAATATCCGTGACGGCGCGGCGCTGGCTTTCGCGCATGGCCTGAACGTGCATTTCAACCTGATCGAGCCCAAGTCGACCGTCGACGTGATCATGATCGCGCCCAAGGGCCCGGGTCATACCGTGCGTGGCGAATACCAGAAGGGTGGCGGCGTGCCATGCCTGATCGCCGTGCATCAGGACGCGTCGGGCAATGCCCATGACATCGCGCTGGCTTATGCTTCGGGCGTTGGCGGCGGCCGTTCGGGCGTCATCGAAACCAATTTCCGCGAAGAATGCGAAACCGATCTGTTCGGTGAGCAGGCTGTGCTTTGCGGCGGTTTGGTCGAACTGATCCGTGCTGGTTTCGAGACGCTGGTCGAAGCCGGTTATGCACCGGAAATGGCCTATTTCGAGTGCCTGCACGAAGTGAAGCTGATCGTCGACCTGATCTATCAGGGTGGCATCGCCAACATGAACTACTCGATCTCGAACACCGCTGAGTGGGGCGAGTACGTCACTGGCCCACGCATCATCACCTCGGAAACCAAGGCCGAGATGAAGCGCGTGCTCAACGACATTCAGTCGGGCAAGTTCACCTCCGACTGGATGCAGGAAATCAAGGCCGGCGGTTCGCGCTTCAAGGCGACTCGTCGCCTCGCCGACGAACACCAGATCGAAGAAGTCGGCAGCAAGCTGCGCGACATGATGCCCTGGATCAAGGCCGGCGCCCTGGTCGACAAGGCCAAGAACTAA
- a CDS encoding NUDIX hydrolase, whose amino-acid sequence MQIVPVSQIDIRLVPGAWPLPPAMRAEVPAFWQSALDANPHLWDGRILGLTAPGGGPVAIRDGALQAEALEDAYSAFMLWRSQGFPDIGLCHTFGWALIVSSDNALIYGVMGGQTANAGRIYPPGGALEPRDVLPDGRVDVLRSIELELSEETGLAAQDAKAGMSVAVLDGPRLSIGRVFRFAEPAADLMARIRANLSVQEHRELADVIAIRSPDEAERAGAVPYAIAVAQAFAAGHIV is encoded by the coding sequence ATGCAGATCGTTCCCGTTTCGCAAATCGATATTCGTCTGGTGCCCGGCGCCTGGCCGCTGCCACCCGCTATGCGCGCCGAGGTGCCGGCCTTTTGGCAATCGGCACTCGACGCCAATCCGCACCTGTGGGATGGGCGCATTCTTGGGCTGACAGCGCCAGGCGGCGGGCCGGTCGCGATCCGCGATGGCGCATTGCAGGCGGAGGCGCTCGAGGATGCCTATTCGGCATTCATGCTTTGGCGCAGCCAGGGCTTTCCCGATATCGGGCTCTGCCACACCTTCGGCTGGGCATTGATCGTGAGCAGCGATAATGCGCTCATTTATGGGGTGATGGGCGGGCAAACCGCCAATGCCGGCCGGATCTATCCGCCGGGCGGCGCGCTTGAGCCGCGCGATGTGCTGCCCGACGGACGCGTCGACGTGCTGCGTTCCATCGAACTTGAGCTGTCCGAGGAAACCGGACTGGCGGCACAGGATGCCAAAGCCGGCATGAGCGTTGCCGTGCTCGACGGGCCGAGGTTGTCGATCGGCCGGGTATTTCGCTTCGCCGAACCGGCAGCGGATCTGATGGCAAGGATACGTGCAAATCTGAGCGTGCAGGAGCATCGCGAATTGGCCGATGTCATTGCCATCCGTTCGCCTGATGAGGCCGAACGGGCAGGGGCAGTGCCTTATGCGATTGCGGTAGCGCAAGCCTTCGCCGCCGGCCACATAGTTTAG
- a CDS encoding GFA family protein → MSLPEFPVEGGCVCGAVRYRLKASPLAVYNCHCKDCQRSTGGAFQMTMPVRRGDIELIAGKLAAYVVTADSGRQIAQMSCPTCHTRIWNEPQAAIELIMVRAGTLDDMSWAVPVGNVWADRKQPWVTIDPALVNFAGQAPSREPLYAAWSALTAKSR, encoded by the coding sequence ATGAGTTTGCCAGAATTTCCCGTCGAGGGTGGCTGCGTGTGCGGCGCGGTGCGCTATCGGCTCAAGGCGTCGCCGTTGGCGGTTTACAATTGCCATTGCAAGGATTGCCAGCGCAGTACCGGCGGGGCTTTTCAGATGACAATGCCGGTGCGGCGCGGCGATATCGAACTGATCGCCGGAAAGCTCGCGGCCTATGTTGTCACCGCCGACAGCGGTCGCCAGATCGCGCAGATGTCCTGCCCCACCTGCCATACGCGCATCTGGAATGAGCCGCAGGCGGCCATTGAGCTGATCATGGTGCGCGCCGGCACGCTGGACGACATGAGCTGGGCAGTGCCGGTCGGCAATGTCTGGGCCGATCGCAAGCAGCCCTGGGTCACCATCGACCCAGCCTTGGTCAATTTCGCCGGCCAGGCCCCCAGCCGCGAACCCCTTTACGCGGCCTGGTCCGCATTGACTGCAAAGAGCCGCTGA
- a CDS encoding heme-degrading domain-containing protein codes for MSAADDIALVKKQEAELVLPVFDEAVAYEIGSAIRARALAENLSLVVDIRTWDRQLFFTATAGTSFDNAEWVRRKINSVRRFQRASYRLVLERGEAPFPPQSGADPADYVIAGGGFPIRVTGAGIVGALTISGLPGRDDHGVAVDALCDHLRLDKKSFALPKQ; via the coding sequence ATGAGCGCTGCCGACGATATCGCCCTGGTCAAGAAGCAGGAAGCCGAGTTGGTGCTGCCGGTATTCGACGAAGCCGTAGCTTACGAGATCGGCTCGGCCATCCGGGCTCGCGCGCTGGCCGAAAATCTTAGCCTCGTGGTCGACATCCGCACCTGGGACCGGCAATTGTTCTTCACGGCTACGGCGGGCACCAGCTTTGACAATGCCGAATGGGTGCGGCGGAAGATCAATTCGGTGCGCCGTTTCCAGCGCGCCAGCTATCGGCTGGTGCTGGAGCGGGGCGAGGCACCATTCCCGCCGCAATCCGGCGCCGACCCGGCTGATTATGTCATTGCCGGCGGCGGTTTTCCGATCCGCGTGACGGGCGCGGGCATTGTTGGGGCGCTCACCATTTCGGGCCTGCCGGGGCGCGACGATCATGGCGTGGCGGTCGATGCGCTGTGCGATCATCTGCGGCTCGACAAGAAAAGCTTCGCTCTGCCCAAGCAATAG
- a CDS encoding PhzF family phenazine biosynthesis protein — translation MKLNYLLLDVFTRDRLKGNPLAVVLKADGLLDGEMQAIANEFNLSETVFILKPHAERNTAAVRIFTPDTELPFAGHPTIGAAVALGLQNKASAMRIEEQVGLITALFERVDKRSGEARFALPRLPERAGEPGDIGDIAEALGIAVDEIGCGSLRPAVFSAGNVFHLVPVRDAEVLARIQLVEGKWRQAFPHGRHSAYIFTRTPDEADNDFAARKFTPGSPEDPGTGSAVAALIGLLSEHADFATGQADYALRQGHEMGRPCRITLQLRKDNGVLVHGGIGGHAIIVGEGMLDLGE, via the coding sequence ATGAAACTCAATTACCTGCTGCTCGATGTCTTTACGCGCGATCGCCTCAAGGGCAATCCGCTGGCCGTGGTGCTCAAAGCCGATGGCCTGCTCGATGGCGAGATGCAGGCTATCGCCAACGAGTTCAATCTCAGCGAAACCGTGTTCATCCTCAAGCCGCATGCCGAGCGCAATACCGCTGCGGTTCGCATTTTCACTCCGGATACCGAGCTGCCGTTTGCCGGCCACCCTACCATTGGCGCCGCCGTGGCGCTGGGGCTGCAAAACAAAGCCAGTGCGATGCGGATCGAGGAGCAGGTCGGCCTGATTACGGCGCTGTTCGAACGCGTCGACAAACGCAGTGGGGAGGCGCGTTTTGCCTTGCCGCGTCTGCCGGAACGGGCCGGGGAGCCGGGTGATATCGGCGATATCGCTGAGGCGCTGGGTATAGCGGTTGACGAAATCGGCTGCGGCAGCCTGCGCCCCGCGGTGTTTTCGGCCGGCAATGTGTTTCATCTGGTGCCGGTGCGTGACGCCGAAGTACTCGCGCGTATCCAGCTCGTTGAGGGCAAGTGGCGGCAGGCATTTCCGCATGGCCGGCATTCCGCCTATATCTTCACCCGCACGCCGGATGAGGCGGACAATGATTTTGCCGCCCGCAAATTCACCCCCGGCTCGCCCGAGGATCCCGGCACCGGCTCGGCCGTCGCGGCGTTGATTGGCCTTTTGTCCGAGCATGCCGATTTCGCCACCGGGCAGGCCGATTATGCGCTGCGCCAGGGCCATGAAATGGGTCGCCCCTGCCGCATCACCCTGCAATTGCGCAAGGACAATGGCGTGCTGGTGCATGGCGGCATTGGCGGGCATGCCATTATCGTGGGCGAGGGGATGCTTGATCTGGGGGAATAG
- a CDS encoding 2-isopropylmalate synthase produces MTAPTIDSNKDRVFIFDTTLRDGEQSPGATMTLEEKLQVAEALDEMGVDIIEAGFPIASNGDFEAVVAVAKQVKRATVAGLARAITADIDRAGEAVRHAQKGRIHTFVSTSPIHLAHQMKKTEDEVIEIIARTVAQARNLIDDVEWSAMDATRTPLEFLKRCVETAIKAGATTINLPDTVGYAVPDEHEKMFRDIITQVPGADKAIFSAHCHNDLGLAVANSLAAVRGGARQVECTINGLGERAGNAALEEIVMALRTRADVMPYHTEIESTHLARASRIVSAAANFPVQYNKAIVGKNAFAHESGIHQDGMLKNAETYEIMTPASVGIKETTLVMGKHSGRAAFKDKLRELGYELGDNAFQEAFQRFKDLADRKKHVYDADIVALVDDEVGSVGDRIKLVDMQVISKTGGVHKCDLTLSIDGEESSVSYEGTGSVDAIFNAIKQAVGQEPHLVLYAIDGVTGGTDAQASAHVRLEHNGRIVSGNAAEPDTLVASARAYLNAYNRLLIERGAAAQGAMAG; encoded by the coding sequence ATGACCGCCCCCACGATCGATAGCAATAAAGACCGCGTCTTCATCTTCGACACCACTTTGCGCGACGGCGAACAATCGCCCGGCGCCACCATGACGCTTGAAGAAAAGCTGCAGGTCGCCGAAGCCCTCGACGAGATGGGCGTCGATATTATCGAAGCCGGCTTCCCCATTGCGTCCAATGGCGATTTCGAGGCCGTCGTGGCCGTCGCCAAGCAGGTGAAGCGCGCCACCGTAGCGGGCCTCGCCCGTGCTATTACCGCCGATATCGATCGGGCCGGTGAAGCGGTGCGCCACGCCCAGAAGGGCCGCATCCACACATTCGTCTCCACCTCGCCGATCCATCTGGCCCACCAGATGAAAAAGACCGAGGACGAGGTGATCGAGATCATCGCGCGCACCGTCGCCCAGGCCCGCAACCTGATCGACGATGTCGAGTGGTCGGCCATGGACGCCACCCGCACGCCGCTGGAATTCCTGAAGCGCTGCGTCGAAACCGCTATCAAGGCCGGCGCCACCACGATCAACCTGCCCGATACGGTCGGCTATGCCGTGCCCGACGAGCATGAAAAGATGTTCCGGGACATCATCACGCAGGTGCCCGGCGCGGATAAGGCGATTTTTTCGGCCCATTGCCACAACGATCTGGGGCTGGCTGTGGCAAATTCGCTGGCCGCTGTGCGCGGCGGTGCCCGCCAGGTGGAATGCACCATTAATGGCTTGGGCGAGCGCGCCGGCAATGCCGCGCTCGAAGAAATCGTCATGGCGCTGCGCACCCGCGCCGATGTGATGCCCTATCACACCGAAATCGAGAGCACCCATCTGGCGCGCGCCAGCCGCATCGTGTCGGCGGCGGCCAATTTCCCGGTGCAGTACAACAAGGCCATCGTGGGCAAGAATGCCTTCGCCCATGAGAGCGGCATCCATCAGGATGGCATGCTCAAGAATGCCGAGACCTATGAAATCATGACGCCCGCCAGCGTCGGCATCAAGGAAACCACCTTGGTGATGGGCAAGCATTCGGGTCGCGCCGCCTTCAAGGACAAGCTGCGCGAGCTGGGCTATGAGCTGGGCGACAATGCCTTCCAGGAAGCCTTCCAGCGCTTCAAGGATCTGGCCGACCGCAAGAAGCATGTCTATGACGCCGATATTGTCGCGCTGGTCGATGACGAAGTCGGCTCGGTCGGCGATCGCATCAAGCTGGTCGATATGCAGGTCATTTCCAAGACCGGCGGCGTCCACAAATGCGATCTGACGCTCTCCATCGATGGCGAGGAATCTTCGGTCAGCTATGAAGGCACCGGTTCGGTCGATGCCATTTTCAACGCCATCAAACAGGCTGTGGGCCAGGAACCGCATCTGGTGCTCTACGCCATCGATGGCGTAACCGGGGGCACTGACGCGCAGGCGTCGGCCCATGTGCGTCTCGAGCATAATGGCCGTATCGTCTCGGGCAATGCTGCCGAACCCGACACTCTGGTCGCCTCGGCCCGCGCCTATCTCAATGCCTATAACCGCCTGCTGATCGAACGCGGCGCGGCCGCCCAAGGCGCAATGGCTGGGTAA
- a CDS encoding GNAT family N-acetyltransferase translates to MGYELIEVRDPADWEAYHAIRRQELFEAKGRFGIYNPNHPDEYVPQAHPYLLKLDGVPIGTTRLDVREDGVAIFRMVAITASAQGRGYGRIMGQLVEDRARAFGVTTLYVNAAETALGFYHRTGWVDHAWDPAELVSIAVNATQMRKVI, encoded by the coding sequence ATGGGATATGAGCTGATCGAAGTCCGCGATCCTGCAGATTGGGAGGCGTATCACGCCATCCGCAGGCAGGAATTGTTCGAGGCCAAGGGGCGGTTCGGGATTTATAACCCGAACCATCCCGATGAATATGTGCCGCAGGCCCACCCCTATCTGCTCAAGCTAGATGGCGTGCCCATTGGCACGACGCGCCTCGATGTGCGGGAGGATGGCGTCGCCATTTTCCGCATGGTCGCCATCACCGCCTCGGCACAGGGCAGGGGCTATGGCCGAATCATGGGGCAATTGGTTGAGGACCGCGCGAGGGCCTTCGGCGTCACCACGCTTTACGTGAACGCTGCGGAAACCGCGCTGGGCTTCTATCACCGCACGGGTTGGGTTGATCACGCGTGGGACCCGGCGGAGCTGGTTAGCATCGCTGTTAATGCGACGCAGATGCGTAAGGTGATTTAG
- a CDS encoding pyridoxal phosphate-dependent aminotransferase, which yields MPRPSLAPIAAALPETVPFTGPEAIVRRSGIKLRARIGANENPFGPAPSVIAAMSAAARESWHYGDPENHDLREAIAAHLGIAPANVMPGEGVDAILGMAVRLFAGPGSTVVTSLGGYPTFNYHIAGYGAVMHTVPYVEDREDIDALARAARETGAAMVYLANPDNPMGTWWDADSVERFIAAVPDTTMIVLDEAYGEFAPAGTLPAFDPDRANLLRMRTFSKAYGLAGARVGYVLGEAANISAFNRIRNHFGISNVAQAAAIAALADSAHLEGSLAAVRASLEDTAAIARRHGLAPLPTATNFLAVDCGRDGAYAQAILDGLAQRGVFVRKPVVAGLNRCIRISAGTEADRALLDQALGEVLAGLE from the coding sequence GTGCCGCGTCCCAGCCTCGCCCCCATCGCCGCCGCCCTGCCCGAAACGGTGCCGTTTACCGGCCCTGAAGCCATCGTACGACGCAGCGGCATCAAGCTCAGGGCGCGAATCGGCGCCAATGAAAACCCGTTCGGCCCCGCCCCATCGGTGATCGCTGCAATGAGCGCGGCGGCGCGGGAAAGCTGGCATTATGGCGACCCGGAAAACCACGACCTGCGCGAAGCCATTGCCGCCCATCTGGGCATCGCCCCCGCCAACGTCATGCCGGGCGAAGGCGTAGACGCGATTCTGGGCATGGCCGTGCGCCTGTTTGCCGGGCCGGGCTCGACGGTGGTGACATCTCTGGGCGGCTATCCGACCTTCAACTATCACATCGCCGGCTATGGCGCGGTGATGCACACCGTGCCCTATGTCGAGGACCGCGAAGACATCGACGCCCTGGCCCGGGCCGCCCGCGAAACCGGCGCCGCCATGGTGTATCTCGCCAATCCCGACAACCCGATGGGGACCTGGTGGGACGCCGACTCGGTCGAGCGCTTCATCGCCGCAGTGCCCGACACCACCATGATCGTGCTGGACGAAGCCTATGGGGAGTTTGCCCCCGCGGGCACTCTCCCCGCCTTCGATCCCGACCGCGCCAACCTGCTGCGTATGCGCACCTTCTCCAAGGCCTATGGGCTGGCCGGCGCCCGCGTCGGCTATGTACTGGGCGAGGCCGCCAATATCTCGGCCTTCAACCGAATCCGCAATCACTTCGGCATCAGCAATGTCGCGCAAGCGGCAGCCATCGCCGCATTGGCCGATAGCGCGCATCTGGAAGGCTCATTGGCGGCGGTGCGGGCTTCCCTGGAGGATACGGCCGCTATCGCCCGCCGCCATGGCCTGGCGCCCCTGCCAACGGCCACCAACTTCCTCGCCGTGGATTGCGGGCGCGATGGCGCCTATGCGCAGGCGATTCTGGATGGCTTGGCGCAACGCGGCGTGTTCGTGCGCAAGCCGGTGGTAGCGGGACTGAACCGCTGTATTCGCATCAGCGCGGGGACTGAGGCGGATCGGGCGCTGCTGGATCAGGCACTGGGTGAGGTTTTGGCGGGGTTGGAGTGA
- a CDS encoding mechanosensitive ion channel family protein, with translation MTFYDVLLIPINWLGANALTLLAIIAVVVAGWYLSRLAANAIKTYLPRAYGVDKNFAPLLSQVARYGILIFAVVTALNLLGVANSSIITVLGAAGLAVALALQGTLANIAAGIMLIVLRPIAIGEFIQGDGVAGVVVEIGLFGTRLRSSSGLYIFTPNQKLWSSAITNHSREPNRRLDVNVSVPDSVDIGHSRRLLLRIAGSDKRVLVNPAPLVHVESFSGTSVNLQLRAWVATPDYLPTLYALTEEAKLALNRELIRKDGDTGGITVAPDPANPSPETQSGS, from the coding sequence ATGACGTTTTATGATGTTCTGCTCATTCCGATAAATTGGCTCGGCGCCAATGCCTTGACCCTGTTGGCCATCATCGCGGTGGTGGTAGCCGGCTGGTATCTGTCGCGGCTGGCCGCCAATGCGATAAAAACCTATTTGCCGCGCGCCTATGGCGTGGACAAGAACTTCGCCCCACTGCTGTCGCAGGTCGCGCGCTACGGCATTCTGATCTTCGCGGTGGTCACCGCGCTCAACCTGTTGGGCGTGGCCAATAGCTCGATCATCACCGTGCTGGGCGCGGCGGGCCTGGCTGTCGCGCTAGCCCTGCAGGGCACGCTGGCCAATATCGCGGCGGGCATCATGCTCATCGTGCTGCGCCCCATCGCCATCGGCGAATTCATCCAGGGCGATGGCGTGGCGGGCGTCGTGGTGGAAATCGGGCTGTTCGGCACTCGGCTCCGCTCCTCGAGCGGGCTCTATATCTTCACCCCCAACCAGAAGCTGTGGTCATCGGCGATTACCAATCACAGCCGCGAACCCAATCGGCGGCTCGACGTTAATGTCAGCGTGCCGGACAGCGTGGATATCGGCCACTCGCGCCGCCTGCTGCTGCGCATTGCGGGCTCCGACAAGCGGGTGCTGGTGAACCCGGCCCCGCTGGTGCATGTGGAGAGTTTTTCGGGCACCTCAGTCAATCTACAATTGCGCGCCTGGGTGGCAACACCGGATTATCTGCCCACGCTTTACGCGCTGACCGAGGAAGCAAAACTGGCGCTGAACCGGGAATTGATCAGGAAGGACGGCGATACGGGTGGCATTACGGTGGCCCCTGATCCGGCCAATCCGAGCCCCGAAACCCAGTCGGGAAGCTGA
- a CDS encoding cold-shock protein, with product MASINGTVKFFNTTKGFGFISPENGEKDAFVHISAVERSGLQGLYEGDKVTYELESGRDGKISACNLTLVQ from the coding sequence ATGGCCTCGATCAACGGCACTGTTAAATTCTTCAACACCACCAAGGGCTTCGGCTTCATTTCGCCTGAGAATGGCGAAAAGGACGCGTTCGTTCACATCTCCGCCGTCGAGCGTTCGGGCCTGCAGGGCCTGTACGAAGGCGACAAGGTGACTTACGAGCTCGAGAGCGGCCGTGACGGCAAGATCTCGGCCTGCAACCTGACCCTGGTTCAGTAA
- a CDS encoding TerC family protein has product MFGIDPSFFSSLLQVIMIDLVLAGDNAVVIGLAAAGLAKEVRKKAILIGIIAATVLRICFALITTQLLSLGGALLIAGGVLLLYVCWKMYRELTVSHEDEEEATEALENADLNADGTVSGKAPRKSLRDAVIQIIIADVSMSLDNVLAVAGAAQHHFEALIFGLALSVVMMGVAATFIARLLHQYRWIAWIGLLIILYVAAKMIYEGADQWLGYTLPHIPFIYNGAGGH; this is encoded by the coding sequence ATGTTCGGCATCGACCCGAGTTTCTTTTCTTCCTTGCTTCAGGTCATCATGATCGACCTCGTGCTGGCCGGGGACAACGCCGTGGTTATCGGCCTTGCTGCGGCCGGTCTTGCCAAAGAGGTGCGCAAGAAGGCCATCCTGATCGGCATCATCGCCGCCACCGTGCTGCGCATCTGTTTCGCGCTGATCACCACGCAATTGCTCTCGCTGGGCGGGGCCCTTCTGATCGCGGGCGGCGTGCTGCTGCTTTATGTCTGCTGGAAGATGTATCGCGAACTCACCGTCTCCCATGAGGACGAAGAGGAAGCCACCGAGGCGCTCGAGAATGCTGACCTCAATGCCGATGGCACCGTGTCCGGCAAGGCTCCGCGCAAGTCGCTGCGCGATGCGGTCATCCAGATCATCATTGCCGACGTTTCCATGTCGCTCGACAACGTGCTGGCCGTGGCCGGTGCGGCGCAGCACCATTTTGAGGCGCTGATCTTCGGCCTGGCGCTGTCGGTGGTCATGATGGGCGTTGCTGCCACTTTCATCGCGCGCCTCCTGCATCAATACCGCTGGATCGCCTGGATCGGCCTGCTGATCATCCTCTATGTCGCTGCCAAGATGATCTATGAAGGCGCCGATCAGTGGCTTGGCTATACCCTGCCGCATATCCCGTTCATCTATAACGGCGCCGGCGGCCACTAA
- a CDS encoding lipid II:glycine glycyltransferase FemX, whose protein sequence is MAAITDRLVHDDADAPRKSRQAGATALQLETQIVSGEEWDRTIAGFDEVCQEQLHMFAQTRWPAVTQEPMLFLDRGEIVGGALMMIQRLPLGIGAIAISKWAPIVRHGARADRDIIHAAMIDALVAEYADKRGQLLSVLPRASLTETNEDYERLIARGFQRGSVLGFPNRYIVNLRLGDAEQRKSLHQKWRYHLNKSEKEGLSFEHAGPERMAEFDALYTAMTDRKQFTDHSAYETVPSLMATDIDALRPELFFIRHEGELVAGALIFKAGDRAVYLYGATNDRALPLRAGYFMHWHIIRWLRDNTEAAWYDLGGTDGYQGLHQFKKGMVGDAGVIRPVPPVANYASNPLAYLLGTGAFNARDAYYQLRRVVDAWRNPKARPDQAPHVSTEGQG, encoded by the coding sequence ATGGCCGCTATCACCGACCGCCTGGTTCATGACGATGCCGACGCGCCGCGCAAGTCGCGCCAAGCCGGTGCGACCGCACTTCAGCTCGAGACGCAGATCGTGTCGGGCGAGGAATGGGACCGGACCATCGCCGGGTTCGACGAGGTCTGCCAGGAACAGCTCCACATGTTCGCGCAAACGCGCTGGCCCGCGGTGACGCAGGAGCCGATGCTGTTTCTCGATCGGGGCGAGATCGTCGGCGGCGCGCTGATGATGATCCAGCGCCTGCCGCTGGGCATTGGCGCCATCGCCATTTCCAAATGGGCTCCCATCGTCAGGCACGGCGCCCGCGCCGATCGTGACATTATCCACGCCGCCATGATCGATGCGCTGGTCGCCGAGTATGCCGATAAGCGCGGGCAATTGCTGTCGGTGCTGCCGCGCGCCTCGCTCACCGAAACCAATGAAGATTATGAGCGGCTGATCGCCCGCGGCTTCCAGCGCGGCTCGGTATTGGGGTTTCCCAATCGCTATATCGTCAACCTGCGGCTGGGCGATGCCGAGCAGCGCAAGAGCCTGCACCAGAAATGGCGCTACCATCTCAATAAATCGGAGAAGGAAGGGCTCAGCTTCGAGCATGCCGGGCCCGAGCGGATGGCCGAATTCGACGCACTCTACACGGCCATGACCGATCGCAAACAGTTCACCGATCATTCCGCCTATGAAACGGTGCCATCGCTGATGGCGACCGATATCGATGCGCTGCGGCCCGAATTGTTCTTCATCCGCCACGAGGGCGAACTGGTCGCCGGTGCGCTGATCTTCAAGGCGGGCGATCGCGCCGTCTATCTCTATGGCGCCACCAATGACCGGGCGCTGCCATTGCGCGCGGGTTATTTCATGCATTGGCACATCATCCGCTGGCTGCGCGACAATACCGAGGCGGCCTGGTACGATCTGGGCGGCACCGATGGCTATCAAGGGCTGCACCAGTTCAAAAAGGGCATGGTGGGCGATGCCGGGGTGATCCGCCCGGTGCCGCCGGTCGCCAATTATGCGTCCAATCCGCTGGCTTATCTCTTGGGCACCGGCGCATTCAACGCGCGTGACGCCTATTATCAGCTGCGCCGGGTGGTTGATGCCTGGCGCAATCCCAAAGCGCGTCCCGATCAGGCGCCACACGTGTCCACAGAAGGCCAGGGATGA